In Nomascus leucogenys isolate Asia chromosome 8, Asia_NLE_v1, whole genome shotgun sequence, a single genomic region encodes these proteins:
- the FPGS gene encoding folylpolyglutamate synthase, mitochondrial isoform X5, translating into MSRARSHLRAALLLAAASARGVTTQVAARRGLSAWPVPQEPSMEYQDAVRMLNTLQTNAGYLEQVKRQRGDPQTQLEAMERYLARSGLQVEDLDRLNIIHVTGTKGKGSTCAFTECILRSYGLKTGFFSSPHLVQVRERIRINGQPISPELFTKYFWRLYHRLEETKVPHAGGLAGGCGWGCYMFQLPISPEEGLHGLWALTSPCATGWQLCLHAPLLPLPDTHGLPRLPPREGVCPLPRTLHLRPWEQEPQQAWGLPASMWPLGTLISPAMPSGLWQVDLAVVEVGIGGAYDCTNIIRKPVVCGVSSLGIDHTSLLGDTVEKIAWQKGGIFKQGVPAFTVLQPEGPLAVLRDRAQQISCPLYLCPTLEALEEGGPPLTLGLEGEHQRSNAALALQLAHCWLQRQDPHGAGEPKASRPGLLWQLPLAPVFQPTSHMRLGLRNTEWPGRTQVLRRGPLTWYLDGAHTASSVQACVRWFRQALQGRERPSGGPEVRVLLFNATGDRDPAALLKLLQPCQFDYAVFCPNLTEVSSTGNADQQNFTVTLDQVLLRCLEHQQHWNHLDEEQASPDLWSAPSPEPADTERDCWWSGTCTV; encoded by the exons ATGTCGCGGGCGCGGAGCCACCTGCGCGCCGCTCTATTACTGGCAGCGGCGTCTGCGCGCGGCGTAACGACCCAGGTCGCGGCGCGGCGGGGCTTGAGCGCGTGGCCGGTGCCGCAGGAGCCCAGCATGGAGTACCAG GATGCTGTGCGCATGCTCAATACCCTGCAGACCAATGCCGGCTACCTGGAGCAGGTGAAGCGCCAGCGGGGTGACCCCCAGACACAGCTGGAAGCCATGGAACGGTACCTGGCACGGAGTGGGCTGCAG GTGGAGGACTTGGACCGGCTGAACATCATCCACGTCACTGGGACGAAGGGGAAG GGCTCCACCTGTGCCTTCACGGAATGTATCCTCCGAAGCTATGGCCTGAAGACAGGATTCTTTAG CTCTCCCCACCTGGTGCAGGTTCGGGAGCGGATCCGCATCAATGGGCAGCCCATCAGTCCTGAGCTCTTCACCAAGTACTTCTGGCGCCTCTACCACCGGCTGGAGGAGACCAAGGTGCCCCATGCAGGAGGGCTGGCGGGTGGGTGTGGTTGGGGGTGCTACATGTTCCAGCTCCCCATCTCCCCAGAAGAGGGGCTGCACGGGCTCTGGGCCTTGACATCTCCCTGTGCCACAGGATGGCAGCTGTGTCTCCATGCCCCCCTACTTCCGCTTCCTGACACTCATGGCCTTCCACGTCTTCCTCCAAGAGAAGGTGTGTGCCCTCTCCCTAGAACCCTGCATCTGAGGCCTTGGGAACAGGAACCTCAGCAGGCCTGGGGGCTCCCTGCTTCCATGTGGCCTCTGGGCACCCTCATATCCCCTGCCATGCCCTCTGGTCTTTGGCAGGTGGACCTGGCAGTGGTGGAGGTGGGCATTGGCGGGGCTTATGACTGCACCAACATCATCAG GAAGCCTGTGGTGTGCGGAGTCTCCTCTCTTGGCATCGACCACACCAGCCTCCTGGGGGATACGGTGGAGAAGATCGCATGGCAGAAAGGGGGCATCTTTAAG CAAGGTGTCCCTGCcttcactgtactccaacctgaaGGTCCCCTGGCAGTGCTGAGGGACCGAGCCCAGCAGATCTCA TGTCCTCTATACCTGTGTCCGACGCTGGAGGCCCTGGAGGAAGGGGGGCCGCCGCTGACCCTGGGCCTGGAGGGGGAGCACCAGCGGTCCAACGCCGCCTTGGCCTTGCAGCTGGCCCACTGCTGGCTGCAGCGGCAGGACCCCCATG GTGCTGGGGAGCCGAAGGCATCCAGGCCAGGGCTCCTGTGGCAGCTGCCCCTGGCACCCGTGTTCCAGCCCACATCCCACATGCGGCTTG GGCTTCGTAACACGGAGTGGCCGGGCCGGACGCAGGTGCTGCGGCGCGGGCCCCTCACCTGGTACCTGGACGGGGCGCACACCGCCAGCAGCGTGCAGGCCTGCGTGCGCTGGTTCCGCCAAGCGCTGCAGGGCCGCGAGAGGCCGAGCGG TGGCCCAGAGGTTCGAGTCTTGCTCTTCAATGCTACCGGGGACCGGGACCCGGCGGCCCTGCTGAAGCTGCTGCAG CCCTGCCAGTTTGACTATGCCGTCTTCTGCCCTAACCTGACAGAGGTGTCATCCACAGGCAACGCAG ACCAACAGAACTTCACGGTGACACTGGACCAGGTTCTGCTCCGCTGCCTGGAACACCAGCAGCACTGGAACCACCTGGACGAAGAGCAGGCCAGCCCGGACCTCTGGAGTGcccccagcccagagcctg
- the FPGS gene encoding folylpolyglutamate synthase, mitochondrial isoform X1 — MSRARSHLRAALLLAAASARGVTTQVAARRGLSAWPVPQEPSMEYQDAVRMLNTLQTNAGYLEQVKRQRGDPQTQLEAMERYLARSGLQVEDLDRLNIIHVTGTKGKGSTCAFTECILRSYGLKTGFFSSPHLVQVRERIRINGQPISPELFTKYFWRLYHRLEETKVPHAGGLAGGCGWGCYMFQLPISPEEGLHGLWALTSPCATGWQLCLHAPLLPLPDTHGLPRLPPREGVCPLPRTLHLRPWEQEPQQAWGLPASMWPLGTLISPAMPSGLWQVDLAVVEVGIGGAYDCTNIIRKPVVCGVSSLGIDHTSLLGDTVEKIAWQKGGIFKQGVPAFTVLQPEGPLAVLRDRAQQISCPLYLCPTLEALEEGGPPLTLGLEGEHQRSNAALALQLAHCWLQRQDPHGAGEPKASRPGLLWQLPLAPVFQPTSHMRLGLRNTEWPGRTQVLRRGPLTWYLDGAHTASSVQACVRWFRQALQGRERPSGGPEVRVLLFNATGDRDPAALLKLLQPCQFDYAVFCPNLTEVSSTGNADQQNFTVTLDQVLLRCLEHQQHWNHLDEEQASPDLWSAPSPEPGGSASLLLAPHPPHTCSASSLVFSCISHALQWISQGRDPIFQPPSPPKGLLTHAVAHSGASILREAAAIHVLVTGSLHLVGGVLKLLEPALSQ, encoded by the exons ATGTCGCGGGCGCGGAGCCACCTGCGCGCCGCTCTATTACTGGCAGCGGCGTCTGCGCGCGGCGTAACGACCCAGGTCGCGGCGCGGCGGGGCTTGAGCGCGTGGCCGGTGCCGCAGGAGCCCAGCATGGAGTACCAG GATGCTGTGCGCATGCTCAATACCCTGCAGACCAATGCCGGCTACCTGGAGCAGGTGAAGCGCCAGCGGGGTGACCCCCAGACACAGCTGGAAGCCATGGAACGGTACCTGGCACGGAGTGGGCTGCAG GTGGAGGACTTGGACCGGCTGAACATCATCCACGTCACTGGGACGAAGGGGAAG GGCTCCACCTGTGCCTTCACGGAATGTATCCTCCGAAGCTATGGCCTGAAGACAGGATTCTTTAG CTCTCCCCACCTGGTGCAGGTTCGGGAGCGGATCCGCATCAATGGGCAGCCCATCAGTCCTGAGCTCTTCACCAAGTACTTCTGGCGCCTCTACCACCGGCTGGAGGAGACCAAGGTGCCCCATGCAGGAGGGCTGGCGGGTGGGTGTGGTTGGGGGTGCTACATGTTCCAGCTCCCCATCTCCCCAGAAGAGGGGCTGCACGGGCTCTGGGCCTTGACATCTCCCTGTGCCACAGGATGGCAGCTGTGTCTCCATGCCCCCCTACTTCCGCTTCCTGACACTCATGGCCTTCCACGTCTTCCTCCAAGAGAAGGTGTGTGCCCTCTCCCTAGAACCCTGCATCTGAGGCCTTGGGAACAGGAACCTCAGCAGGCCTGGGGGCTCCCTGCTTCCATGTGGCCTCTGGGCACCCTCATATCCCCTGCCATGCCCTCTGGTCTTTGGCAGGTGGACCTGGCAGTGGTGGAGGTGGGCATTGGCGGGGCTTATGACTGCACCAACATCATCAG GAAGCCTGTGGTGTGCGGAGTCTCCTCTCTTGGCATCGACCACACCAGCCTCCTGGGGGATACGGTGGAGAAGATCGCATGGCAGAAAGGGGGCATCTTTAAG CAAGGTGTCCCTGCcttcactgtactccaacctgaaGGTCCCCTGGCAGTGCTGAGGGACCGAGCCCAGCAGATCTCA TGTCCTCTATACCTGTGTCCGACGCTGGAGGCCCTGGAGGAAGGGGGGCCGCCGCTGACCCTGGGCCTGGAGGGGGAGCACCAGCGGTCCAACGCCGCCTTGGCCTTGCAGCTGGCCCACTGCTGGCTGCAGCGGCAGGACCCCCATG GTGCTGGGGAGCCGAAGGCATCCAGGCCAGGGCTCCTGTGGCAGCTGCCCCTGGCACCCGTGTTCCAGCCCACATCCCACATGCGGCTTG GGCTTCGTAACACGGAGTGGCCGGGCCGGACGCAGGTGCTGCGGCGCGGGCCCCTCACCTGGTACCTGGACGGGGCGCACACCGCCAGCAGCGTGCAGGCCTGCGTGCGCTGGTTCCGCCAAGCGCTGCAGGGCCGCGAGAGGCCGAGCGG TGGCCCAGAGGTTCGAGTCTTGCTCTTCAATGCTACCGGGGACCGGGACCCGGCGGCCCTGCTGAAGCTGCTGCAG CCCTGCCAGTTTGACTATGCCGTCTTCTGCCCTAACCTGACAGAGGTGTCATCCACAGGCAACGCAG ACCAACAGAACTTCACGGTGACACTGGACCAGGTTCTGCTCCGCTGCCTGGAACACCAGCAGCACTGGAACCACCTGGACGAAGAGCAGGCCAGCCCGGACCTCTGGAGTGcccccagcccagagcctggtggGTCTGCATCCCTGCTTCTGgcgccccacccaccccacacctGCAGTGCCAGTTCCCTCGTCTTCAGCTGCATTTCACATGCCTTGCAATGGATCAGCCAAGGCCGAGACCCCATCTTCCAGCCACCCAGTCCCCCAAAGGGCCTCCTCACCCACGCCGTGGCTCACAGTGGGGCCAGCATACTCCGTGAggctgctgccatccatgtgcTAGTCACTGGCAGCCTGCACCTGGTGGGTGGTGTCCTGAAGCTTCTGGAGCCCGCACTGTCCCAGTAG
- the FPGS gene encoding folylpolyglutamate synthase, mitochondrial isoform X6, producing the protein MSRARSHLRAALLLAAASARGVTTQVAARRGLSAWPVPQEPSMEYQDAVRMLNTLQTNAGYLEQVKRQRGDPQTQLEAMERYLARSGLQVEDLDRLNIIHVTGTKGKGSTCAFTECILRSYGLKTGFFSSPHLVQVRERIRINGQPISPELFTKYFWRLYHRLEETKDGSCVSMPPYFRFLTLMAFHVFLQEKVDLAVVEVGIGGAYDCTNIIRKPVVCGVSSLGIDHTSLLGDTVEKIAWQKGGIFKQGVPAFTVLQPEGPLAVLRDRAQQISCPLYLCPTLEALEEGGPPLTLGLEGEHQRSNAALALQLAHCWLQRQDPHGAGEPKASRPGLLWQLPLAPVFQPTSHMRLGLRNTEWPGRTQVLRRGPLTWYLDGAHTASSVQACVRWFRQALQGRERPSGGPEVRVLLFNATGDRDPAALLKLLQPCQFDYAVFCPNLTEVSSTGNADQQNFTVTLDQVLLRCLEHQQHWNHLDEEQASPDLWSAPSPEPGGSASLLLAPHPPHTCSASSLVFSCISHALQWISQGRDPIFQPPSPPKGLLTHAVAHSGASILREAAAIHVLVTGSLHLVGGVLKLLEPALSQ; encoded by the exons ATGTCGCGGGCGCGGAGCCACCTGCGCGCCGCTCTATTACTGGCAGCGGCGTCTGCGCGCGGCGTAACGACCCAGGTCGCGGCGCGGCGGGGCTTGAGCGCGTGGCCGGTGCCGCAGGAGCCCAGCATGGAGTACCAG GATGCTGTGCGCATGCTCAATACCCTGCAGACCAATGCCGGCTACCTGGAGCAGGTGAAGCGCCAGCGGGGTGACCCCCAGACACAGCTGGAAGCCATGGAACGGTACCTGGCACGGAGTGGGCTGCAG GTGGAGGACTTGGACCGGCTGAACATCATCCACGTCACTGGGACGAAGGGGAAG GGCTCCACCTGTGCCTTCACGGAATGTATCCTCCGAAGCTATGGCCTGAAGACAGGATTCTTTAG CTCTCCCCACCTGGTGCAGGTTCGGGAGCGGATCCGCATCAATGGGCAGCCCATCAGTCCTGAGCTCTTCACCAAGTACTTCTGGCGCCTCTACCACCGGCTGGAGGAGACCAAG GATGGCAGCTGTGTCTCCATGCCCCCCTACTTCCGCTTCCTGACACTCATGGCCTTCCACGTCTTCCTCCAAGAGAAG GTGGACCTGGCAGTGGTGGAGGTGGGCATTGGCGGGGCTTATGACTGCACCAACATCATCAG GAAGCCTGTGGTGTGCGGAGTCTCCTCTCTTGGCATCGACCACACCAGCCTCCTGGGGGATACGGTGGAGAAGATCGCATGGCAGAAAGGGGGCATCTTTAAG CAAGGTGTCCCTGCcttcactgtactccaacctgaaGGTCCCCTGGCAGTGCTGAGGGACCGAGCCCAGCAGATCTCA TGTCCTCTATACCTGTGTCCGACGCTGGAGGCCCTGGAGGAAGGGGGGCCGCCGCTGACCCTGGGCCTGGAGGGGGAGCACCAGCGGTCCAACGCCGCCTTGGCCTTGCAGCTGGCCCACTGCTGGCTGCAGCGGCAGGACCCCCATG GTGCTGGGGAGCCGAAGGCATCCAGGCCAGGGCTCCTGTGGCAGCTGCCCCTGGCACCCGTGTTCCAGCCCACATCCCACATGCGGCTTG GGCTTCGTAACACGGAGTGGCCGGGCCGGACGCAGGTGCTGCGGCGCGGGCCCCTCACCTGGTACCTGGACGGGGCGCACACCGCCAGCAGCGTGCAGGCCTGCGTGCGCTGGTTCCGCCAAGCGCTGCAGGGCCGCGAGAGGCCGAGCGG TGGCCCAGAGGTTCGAGTCTTGCTCTTCAATGCTACCGGGGACCGGGACCCGGCGGCCCTGCTGAAGCTGCTGCAG CCCTGCCAGTTTGACTATGCCGTCTTCTGCCCTAACCTGACAGAGGTGTCATCCACAGGCAACGCAG ACCAACAGAACTTCACGGTGACACTGGACCAGGTTCTGCTCCGCTGCCTGGAACACCAGCAGCACTGGAACCACCTGGACGAAGAGCAGGCCAGCCCGGACCTCTGGAGTGcccccagcccagagcctggtggGTCTGCATCCCTGCTTCTGgcgccccacccaccccacacctGCAGTGCCAGTTCCCTCGTCTTCAGCTGCATTTCACATGCCTTGCAATGGATCAGCCAAGGCCGAGACCCCATCTTCCAGCCACCCAGTCCCCCAAAGGGCCTCCTCACCCACGCCGTGGCTCACAGTGGGGCCAGCATACTCCGTGAggctgctgccatccatgtgcTAGTCACTGGCAGCCTGCACCTGGTGGGTGGTGTCCTGAAGCTTCTGGAGCCCGCACTGTCCCAGTAG
- the FPGS gene encoding folylpolyglutamate synthase, mitochondrial isoform X4, translated as MSRARSHLRAALLLAAASARGVTTQVAARRGLSAWPVPQEPSMEYQDAVRMLNTLQTNAGYLEQVKRQRGDPQTQLEAMERYLARSGLQVEDLDRLNIIHVTGTKGKGSTCAFTECILRSYGLKTGFFSSPHLVQVRERIRINGQPISPELFTKYFWRLYHRLEETKVPHAGGLAGGCGWGCYMFQLPISPEEGLHGLWALTSPCATGWQLCLHAPLLPLPDTHGLPRLPPREGVCPLPRTLHLRPWEQEPQQAWGLPASMWPLGTLISPAMPSGLWQVDLAVVEVGIGGAYDCTNIIRKPVVCGVSSLGIDHTSLLGDTVEKIAWQKGGIFKQGVPAFTVLQPEGPLAVLRDRAQQISCPLYLCPTLEALEEGGPPLTLGLEGEHQRSNAALALQLAHCWLQRQDPHGAGEPKASRPGLLWQLPLAPVFQPTSHMRLGLRNTEWPGRTQVLRRGPLTWYLDGAHTASSVQACVRWFRQALQGRERPSGGPEVRVLLFNATGDRDPAALLKLLQPCQFDYAVFCPNLTEVSSTGNADQQNFTVTLDQVLLRCLEHQQHWNHLDEEQASPDLWSAPSPEPGSSSEAVRVEKEQSNL; from the exons ATGTCGCGGGCGCGGAGCCACCTGCGCGCCGCTCTATTACTGGCAGCGGCGTCTGCGCGCGGCGTAACGACCCAGGTCGCGGCGCGGCGGGGCTTGAGCGCGTGGCCGGTGCCGCAGGAGCCCAGCATGGAGTACCAG GATGCTGTGCGCATGCTCAATACCCTGCAGACCAATGCCGGCTACCTGGAGCAGGTGAAGCGCCAGCGGGGTGACCCCCAGACACAGCTGGAAGCCATGGAACGGTACCTGGCACGGAGTGGGCTGCAG GTGGAGGACTTGGACCGGCTGAACATCATCCACGTCACTGGGACGAAGGGGAAG GGCTCCACCTGTGCCTTCACGGAATGTATCCTCCGAAGCTATGGCCTGAAGACAGGATTCTTTAG CTCTCCCCACCTGGTGCAGGTTCGGGAGCGGATCCGCATCAATGGGCAGCCCATCAGTCCTGAGCTCTTCACCAAGTACTTCTGGCGCCTCTACCACCGGCTGGAGGAGACCAAGGTGCCCCATGCAGGAGGGCTGGCGGGTGGGTGTGGTTGGGGGTGCTACATGTTCCAGCTCCCCATCTCCCCAGAAGAGGGGCTGCACGGGCTCTGGGCCTTGACATCTCCCTGTGCCACAGGATGGCAGCTGTGTCTCCATGCCCCCCTACTTCCGCTTCCTGACACTCATGGCCTTCCACGTCTTCCTCCAAGAGAAGGTGTGTGCCCTCTCCCTAGAACCCTGCATCTGAGGCCTTGGGAACAGGAACCTCAGCAGGCCTGGGGGCTCCCTGCTTCCATGTGGCCTCTGGGCACCCTCATATCCCCTGCCATGCCCTCTGGTCTTTGGCAGGTGGACCTGGCAGTGGTGGAGGTGGGCATTGGCGGGGCTTATGACTGCACCAACATCATCAG GAAGCCTGTGGTGTGCGGAGTCTCCTCTCTTGGCATCGACCACACCAGCCTCCTGGGGGATACGGTGGAGAAGATCGCATGGCAGAAAGGGGGCATCTTTAAG CAAGGTGTCCCTGCcttcactgtactccaacctgaaGGTCCCCTGGCAGTGCTGAGGGACCGAGCCCAGCAGATCTCA TGTCCTCTATACCTGTGTCCGACGCTGGAGGCCCTGGAGGAAGGGGGGCCGCCGCTGACCCTGGGCCTGGAGGGGGAGCACCAGCGGTCCAACGCCGCCTTGGCCTTGCAGCTGGCCCACTGCTGGCTGCAGCGGCAGGACCCCCATG GTGCTGGGGAGCCGAAGGCATCCAGGCCAGGGCTCCTGTGGCAGCTGCCCCTGGCACCCGTGTTCCAGCCCACATCCCACATGCGGCTTG GGCTTCGTAACACGGAGTGGCCGGGCCGGACGCAGGTGCTGCGGCGCGGGCCCCTCACCTGGTACCTGGACGGGGCGCACACCGCCAGCAGCGTGCAGGCCTGCGTGCGCTGGTTCCGCCAAGCGCTGCAGGGCCGCGAGAGGCCGAGCGG TGGCCCAGAGGTTCGAGTCTTGCTCTTCAATGCTACCGGGGACCGGGACCCGGCGGCCCTGCTGAAGCTGCTGCAG CCCTGCCAGTTTGACTATGCCGTCTTCTGCCCTAACCTGACAGAGGTGTCATCCACAGGCAACGCAG ACCAACAGAACTTCACGGTGACACTGGACCAGGTTCTGCTCCGCTGCCTGGAACACCAGCAGCACTGGAACCACCTGGACGAAGAGCAGGCCAGCCCGGACCTCTGGAGTGcccccagcccagagcctg
- the FPGS gene encoding folylpolyglutamate synthase, mitochondrial isoform X7 has product MSRARSHLRAALLLAAASARGVTTQVAARRGLSAWPVPQEPSMEYQDAVRMLNTLQTNAGYLEQVKRQRGDPQTQLEAMERYLARSGLQVEDLDRLNIIHVTGTKGKGSTCAFTECILRSYGLKTGFFSSPHLVQVRERIRINGQPISPELFTKYFWRLYHRLEETKVDLAVVEVGIGGAYDCTNIIRKPVVCGVSSLGIDHTSLLGDTVEKIAWQKGGIFKQGVPAFTVLQPEGPLAVLRDRAQQISCPLYLCPTLEALEEGGPPLTLGLEGEHQRSNAALALQLAHCWLQRQDPHGAGEPKASRPGLLWQLPLAPVFQPTSHMRLGLRNTEWPGRTQVLRRGPLTWYLDGAHTASSVQACVRWFRQALQGRERPSGGPEVRVLLFNATGDRDPAALLKLLQPCQFDYAVFCPNLTEVSSTGNADQQNFTVTLDQVLLRCLEHQQHWNHLDEEQASPDLWSAPSPEPGGSASLLLAPHPPHTCSASSLVFSCISHALQWISQGRDPIFQPPSPPKGLLTHAVAHSGASILREAAAIHVLVTGSLHLVGGVLKLLEPALSQ; this is encoded by the exons ATGTCGCGGGCGCGGAGCCACCTGCGCGCCGCTCTATTACTGGCAGCGGCGTCTGCGCGCGGCGTAACGACCCAGGTCGCGGCGCGGCGGGGCTTGAGCGCGTGGCCGGTGCCGCAGGAGCCCAGCATGGAGTACCAG GATGCTGTGCGCATGCTCAATACCCTGCAGACCAATGCCGGCTACCTGGAGCAGGTGAAGCGCCAGCGGGGTGACCCCCAGACACAGCTGGAAGCCATGGAACGGTACCTGGCACGGAGTGGGCTGCAG GTGGAGGACTTGGACCGGCTGAACATCATCCACGTCACTGGGACGAAGGGGAAG GGCTCCACCTGTGCCTTCACGGAATGTATCCTCCGAAGCTATGGCCTGAAGACAGGATTCTTTAG CTCTCCCCACCTGGTGCAGGTTCGGGAGCGGATCCGCATCAATGGGCAGCCCATCAGTCCTGAGCTCTTCACCAAGTACTTCTGGCGCCTCTACCACCGGCTGGAGGAGACCAAG GTGGACCTGGCAGTGGTGGAGGTGGGCATTGGCGGGGCTTATGACTGCACCAACATCATCAG GAAGCCTGTGGTGTGCGGAGTCTCCTCTCTTGGCATCGACCACACCAGCCTCCTGGGGGATACGGTGGAGAAGATCGCATGGCAGAAAGGGGGCATCTTTAAG CAAGGTGTCCCTGCcttcactgtactccaacctgaaGGTCCCCTGGCAGTGCTGAGGGACCGAGCCCAGCAGATCTCA TGTCCTCTATACCTGTGTCCGACGCTGGAGGCCCTGGAGGAAGGGGGGCCGCCGCTGACCCTGGGCCTGGAGGGGGAGCACCAGCGGTCCAACGCCGCCTTGGCCTTGCAGCTGGCCCACTGCTGGCTGCAGCGGCAGGACCCCCATG GTGCTGGGGAGCCGAAGGCATCCAGGCCAGGGCTCCTGTGGCAGCTGCCCCTGGCACCCGTGTTCCAGCCCACATCCCACATGCGGCTTG GGCTTCGTAACACGGAGTGGCCGGGCCGGACGCAGGTGCTGCGGCGCGGGCCCCTCACCTGGTACCTGGACGGGGCGCACACCGCCAGCAGCGTGCAGGCCTGCGTGCGCTGGTTCCGCCAAGCGCTGCAGGGCCGCGAGAGGCCGAGCGG TGGCCCAGAGGTTCGAGTCTTGCTCTTCAATGCTACCGGGGACCGGGACCCGGCGGCCCTGCTGAAGCTGCTGCAG CCCTGCCAGTTTGACTATGCCGTCTTCTGCCCTAACCTGACAGAGGTGTCATCCACAGGCAACGCAG ACCAACAGAACTTCACGGTGACACTGGACCAGGTTCTGCTCCGCTGCCTGGAACACCAGCAGCACTGGAACCACCTGGACGAAGAGCAGGCCAGCCCGGACCTCTGGAGTGcccccagcccagagcctggtggGTCTGCATCCCTGCTTCTGgcgccccacccaccccacacctGCAGTGCCAGTTCCCTCGTCTTCAGCTGCATTTCACATGCCTTGCAATGGATCAGCCAAGGCCGAGACCCCATCTTCCAGCCACCCAGTCCCCCAAAGGGCCTCCTCACCCACGCCGTGGCTCACAGTGGGGCCAGCATACTCCGTGAggctgctgccatccatgtgcTAGTCACTGGCAGCCTGCACCTGGTGGGTGGTGTCCTGAAGCTTCTGGAGCCCGCACTGTCCCAGTAG